The following is a genomic window from Chloroflexota bacterium.
GCCTCGGCCAGATCCAGGGCTGCCTGTACCCCCGCAACCCCACCGCCAACCACCAAGGCCGCCCCTATCGTCTCCTTCTCTTCCCTTCGTTTGTCACTCACGCCCGCTATCCTCCCAAAGGCCCACTTAGGGTGCGCCCTCGCCGCGCACCCAGGTTGTCATTTTACTACATACAGGGAGTAATGTCTATCAAAGTCGGTAATCTAACTAACCCTGCTTATCCATCTTAGACCATCTTCACGCGGCCTGGCGAGAAAGATCAGGAACACAAGCCCCCACAACAGAACCAATGACCAGTAGGCCAGCGGCGCGTAATCATGGAAGGTATATTGCACCTTACACCTCCCCTAGCACACTTGGGGCTACACTACTGCTCTCGAGCACCACGTAGCGGTATGCCTATGATTAATATATATTAATATATACCGTGAAAGTGTAAAAAATTTGTAAAAAGGGCGGGGCGGTCAGCTCAAAACGCCTTGCTTGACGCTGGCCATAAAGCAGAGGTAGAATGCTGACGGCAATCGTCTCACAGCGAATGGAGGTAAAGATTATGACCGATCTACCATTAGGCATCACCGGTGAGGCCAAGATCATCGTCAGCGATGAGAATACAGCCAAGCACATGGGCAGCGGAGCCGCTGTGGTCTTCTCCACCCCCAGTCTTGTGGCTCTCATGGAGCGGGCTAGCATCGCCGCCGTTCATCCCTATTTGCCTCCTGAACAGACGACCGTTGGCTTCGAGGTCAAAATTAAGCATATAGCCCCTACCCCACTTGGCATGACAGTCACCGCCCGGGCGGAACTAGTAGCCGTTGATGGCCATAAGCTAACCTTCAAGGTAGAAGCCATTGACGAACAAAAGCAGGTGGGCATGGGCACCCATCGCAGAGCCATCGTGGACCTTCAAAGCTTCGGTAGAGAGACATCCCCTTAGCCTATGATAAAGGAGATACCGATGAGGGCTTTGCTCTATCGTGATGGGGTCAGATTGGAGACCACTTACCCTCAGCCACAGCCCGGCCAAGGTGAGTCCCTAGTACGGGTGAAGATGGCCGGTATCTGTAATACCGATGTCGAAATCACCAGGGGCTATCGTGGCTTCAGCGGCGTGTTGGGACACGAGTTTGTCGGGCTTGTGGAGAGGAGCGAAGATGCCGACCTGATCGGACAGCGAGTAGTGGGGGAGATCAACTGCGGTTGTGGCGCTTGCCTGTACTGCCAGCAAGGGATGCATGAGCACTGCCTCAATCGTAGCGTCTTAGGCATCGCCGGACGCGATGGAGCCTTCGCTGATTACCTGGTTTTGCCCAGTGCTAACCTCCATATAGTCCCCGCTACCATTCCAGACGAGGAGGCGGTCTTCGTCGAACCCCTGGCCGCTGCACTGGAGATCACAGAACAGGTACACATCAGGCCAACCCAAAGAGTGGTCGTCTTGGGAGATGGCAAGCTCGGTCTTCTGGCGGCTCAGGTGCTGAGTCTGACAGGCTGCCACCTCACAGTGCTGGGGAAGCATCCTGAGAAGCTGGCCATCGTTGGCCGACGAGGACTGGAGACAGCCATTTTAGGCACTGCCGAGGTGGTTGGCGCTGATGTGGTGGTCGATTGCACCGGACAAGCCAGTGGGTTCGCCTTGGCGAAATCAATCGTTAGGCCACGCGGTACCATCGTGGTGAAGAGTACCTTTCACGATGATGACCTCCTCCCGCTAAGCCCACTTGTGGTGGATGAGGTGACCGTAGTAGGGTCACGCTGTGGACCGTTTAAGTCCGCACTGCGGTTATTAGAACGCCGCCTGGTGGACGTCGCCTCACTCGTCACAGCCATCTATCCCTTGGACGATGGGGTGAAAGCCTTTCAGCAAGCGTCGACTAAGGGGGCTCTGAAGATTTTACTGCGGACGTGATATAGCGACGGTACTTTTAATCCGTTCTTCATTACCGCGATATCCCTGACTATCACCGTGAGGTAGACGGCGGCTCATCTCGTTGAAGACGAGCCTCGTCTAGGGCCCTGCGCCACATTGCCAGTCGCTCAGCGATATGTCGCTCGTCACCCTGATCACCTGGCTCGTAGTAATGTCGCCCCTGCAACCTATCCGGGAGATATTGCTGGGGCACGTGGTGGCCAGGGAAGGCGTGGGGGTATTTGTAGCCTTTACCGTGTCCCATCGCGGCACCATCTCGGCTAGCATCCTTGAGATGGTCTGGCACTTCGACCTTGCCATCCCGTTCCAGATCCCTCAAGGCCTCCGTGATTGCCAGCACCGAGTTACTCTTGGGGGCCAGCGCCAGGTAGAGAGCTGCCTCTGCCAGGTTGAGCTGCGCCTCGGGAAGCCCCACCCACTCTAACGCCTGGGCCGCAGCCACCGCTACTACCAGCGCCTGCGGGTCAGCCAAACCGATATCCTCCGAGGCCAGGATGATCATCCGCCGGGCAATGAACTCGGGATCTTCCCCGGCGTAGAGCATCTTGGCCAGCCAGTACAACGCTGCATCGGGGTCAGAACCGCGCAGAGACTTGATAAAGGCCGAGATGGTGTCATAATGGGCATCACCATCCCGGTCATAGAGGATGGCCCGCCGTTGAATGGATTCCTGAGCCACATCGAGATTGATGCAGATGATACCATCAGGCCCCGGCAAGGTCGATTCCACGGCCAGTTCAAGAGCGTTCAGGGCGATACGGGCATCGCCGCCAGCGATGCGCGCCAGATGCTCCAGCGCCTCATCCGCCACAACTATGGACCGTCCACCATAGCCGCGTTCGACATCTTCCAGAACCCGGCGTAACAGGAGCAACGTCTGTTCCTCTGTCAAGGGCCGCAGCTGAAAGATACGCGACCTCGACAAGAGCGGTCCAGTGATCTCGAAATAAGGGTTCTCCGTAGTAGCACCGATGAGGATGACGGTCCCATTCTCCACATGGGGCAAGAGGGCATCTTGTTGCCCCTTGTTGAAGCGGTGAATTTCATCAACCAGAAGAATGGTGCGCTGGCCATAGAAGGTCCGCCGCTCCTTGGCCTCAGCGACGACCTTCCGGATATCCGCTACACCGGCCAGGACTGCGCTGAGGGTCTCAAAATGTGACCGGGTAGTGTTAGCGATAATCATGGCCAGGGTGGTCTTACCCGTGCCAGGTGGTCCCCAGAGGATGATCGATGAGAATAAGCGGTCGGTCTCGATGGCGCGGCGCAATAGCTTTCCTGGGCCAACGATGTGCTCCT
Proteins encoded in this region:
- a CDS encoding thioesterase family protein; translated protein: MTDLPLGITGEAKIIVSDENTAKHMGSGAAVVFSTPSLVALMERASIAAVHPYLPPEQTTVGFEVKIKHIAPTPLGMTVTARAELVAVDGHKLTFKVEAIDEQKQVGMGTHRRAIVDLQSFGRETSP
- a CDS encoding alcohol dehydrogenase catalytic domain-containing protein — translated: MRALLYRDGVRLETTYPQPQPGQGESLVRVKMAGICNTDVEITRGYRGFSGVLGHEFVGLVERSEDADLIGQRVVGEINCGCGACLYCQQGMHEHCLNRSVLGIAGRDGAFADYLVLPSANLHIVPATIPDEEAVFVEPLAAALEITEQVHIRPTQRVVVLGDGKLGLLAAQVLSLTGCHLTVLGKHPEKLAIVGRRGLETAILGTAEVVGADVVVDCTGQASGFALAKSIVRPRGTIVVKSTFHDDDLLPLSPLVVDEVTVVGSRCGPFKSALRLLERRLVDVASLVTAIYPLDDGVKAFQQASTKGALKILLRT
- a CDS encoding AAA family ATPase; the encoded protein is MRPCTIDEFVGQEHIVGPGKLLRRAIETDRLFSSIILWGPPGTGKTTLAMIIANTTRSHFETLSAVLAGVADIRKVVAEAKERRTFYGQRTILLVDEIHRFNKGQQDALLPHVENGTVILIGATTENPYFEITGPLLSRSRIFQLRPLTEEQTLLLLRRVLEDVERGYGGRSIVVADEALEHLARIAGGDARIALNALELAVESTLPGPDGIICINLDVAQESIQRRAILYDRDGDAHYDTISAFIKSLRGSDPDAALYWLAKMLYAGEDPEFIARRMIILASEDIGLADPQALVVAVAAAQALEWVGLPEAQLNLAEAALYLALAPKSNSVLAITEALRDLERDGKVEVPDHLKDASRDGAAMGHGKGYKYPHAFPGHHVPQQYLPDRLQGRHYYEPGDQGDERHIAERLAMWRRALDEARLQRDEPPSTSR